The Hermetia illucens chromosome 2, iHerIll2.2.curated.20191125, whole genome shotgun sequence genomic interval ACCAGGTGTAATCTTCGTCAGTGAGTGTTTGTCTGAACTGCGCGCATATTCTCAAATATATCAGAAATCTATTGACACGAAAAAGATCGATTTTTTCGACCCCTTAGGCattccaaattaaaatttcaataagAGAAAACGTCAACTAACGATTTGACAAACCGGAAATTGCTTCCAACGCCATCTCTCTTCAAAACTTTCTCTAACACCTCAATCAGCTGCTGCTTGCCTTTGCGCTGTTCAATTGAAATTgatgtcaaagttgtcacttgtgAGGAGACTCCTTCTACAGGTCGCGTTTCAAAAAACAAGCAAAACATGGCGAATATCACGGCAGCCGTGATTGCAAATCGCAATAAAAAGCATTTCCTTGGTATCCCAGCCCCTCTGGGCTATGTGGCCGGTGTTGGACGAGGGTAAGTTTCACTATGATTTCAATCGTTTCCAAACCTTTCTAACCAACATTCCTTCCTTAATCATACAGCGCTACAGGATTCACCACTCGATCGGATATTGGTCCTGCACGAGATGCCAATGATGTTTCCGATGATCGGCACGCTCCTCCCGCTGCAAAGCGTAAAAAgaaagaggaggaggaagaggacgACGAGGACTTGAACGACTCCAACTATGACGAATTCAGTGGATACAGTGGCTCTTTGTTCTCTAAAGATCCTTATGACAAAGATGATGAGGAAGCCGATGCCATATATGAGTCGATAGACAAACGTATGGATGAGAAGCGCAAGGAGTATCGTGAGAAGCGGATGAAAGAGGATTTGGAACGCTATCGTCAGGAACGACCGAAGATTCAACAGcaattctctgatttgaagCGGAACCTTATTAATGTTACCGCAGAAGAATGGATCAATATTCCTGAAGTGGGGGACAGTCGTAATAGGAAGCAACGGAACCCTAGGGCGGAGAAATTCACTCCGCTCCCCGACAGTGTTTTATCTCGTAGTCTTGGAGGGGAAACTACAACAAATCTTGATCCACGTTCCGGATTGGCTTCAGTAGTCCCTGGGGTGGCTACCCCCGGTATGCTGACACCCACAGGGGACTTGGATCTGAGGAAAATCGGCCAAGCTAGGAATACTCTGATGAATGTGAAACTGTCGCAGGTCTCCGACTCTGTAGCTGGACAAACAGTCGTCGATCCAAAAGGTTACTTAACGGACATGCAGAGTATGATACCGACATATGGTGGGGATATCAATGACATAAAGAAGGCTCGCTTGCTCCTGAAGAGTGTGCGAGAGACAAATCCCAATCATCCACCCGCTTGGATAGCTAGTGCTCGTCTAGAGGAAGTTACGGGCAAAGTTCAAATGGCCCGAAATTTGATCATGCGAGGATGTGAAATTAACCCGCAAAGTGAAGACTTGTGGCTGGAAGCAGCGCGGTTGCAGCCTCCAGATACGGCGAAGGCGGTCATCGCACAAGCTGCAAGACACATTCCCACCTCTGTGCGCATTTGGATCAAGGCTGCTGACTTGGAGACTGAATTGAAGGTTTGTTTGCATTTCTTACTCATTATGAATTGGATCCCAAATTGTTATATTTTCTAGGCCAAGCGACGAGTCTTCCGCAAGGCGTTAGAACACATTCCAAACTCCGTACGTCTTTGGAAAGCAGCGGTTGAGCTAGAAAATCCGGAAGATGCTCGTATCCTTCTGTCGCGGGCTGTGGAATGTTGCAACACAAGCGTTGAACTTTGGTTGGCTCTGGCTCGTCTGGAAACCTACGAGAATGCCCGAAAAGTTCTCAACAAAGCTCGTGAAAATATCCCAACTGATAAGCAAATTTGGACAACGGCCGCAAAACTCGAGGAGGCCAACGGGAACATTCACATGGTTGAGAAGATTATTGATCGAGCCTTGACATCGCTGAGCGCAAATGGGGTGGAGATAAACCGCGAGCAATGGTTCCAGGAGGCGATAGAAGCCGAGAAGTCGAATGCCGTGCACTGTTGTCGGGCGATCATTAAGGCGGTGATTGCGATCGGCGTGGAAGAGGAGGATAGAAAGCAGACGTGGATCGATGATGCCGAATATGTGAGTAAATTTCGATGTAAACCTAGTGAGGGTTAGTTATCTGAAATGTTTACTTTTCAGTGTGCCAAGGAAAATGCCTTCGAATGTGCCCGAGCTGTCTATGCGTTTGCGCTGCAGGAGTTCCCGTCGAAGAAAAGTATTTGGTTGCGTGCTGCCTATTTcgagaagaatcatggaacccgCGAAAGCTTAGAAGCACTGCTCCAGCGCGCGGTCGCCCACTGTCCCAAGTCTGAAGTTCTCTGGCTGATGGGCGCCAAATCCAAATGGCTTGCAGGAGACGTTCCCGCTGCTCGAGGTATCCTATCTCTTGCTTTCCAAGCAAATCCCAATTCCGAGGACATTTGGTTGGCTGCTGTGAAACTCGAGAGTGAAAACTCTGAATACGAGCGTGCCAGACGTCTTTTAGCCAAAGCTCGCGCATCAGCACCTACCCCTCGTGTCATGATGAAGTCCGCTCGACTAGAGTGGGCACTTGAAAATCTGTCCGAAGCCTTGAACCTTCTCGAGGAAGCAGTAAAAGTTTTCCCAGATTTCCCCAAGCTCTGGATGATGAAAGGCCAAATCGAAGAACAACAACGAAGGTTAGAGAAAGCAGCGCAAACCTACACACAAGGATTGAAAAAATGTCCCAACTCAATACCGCTGTGGATTCTATCATCGTCACTCGAAGAACGCGAAGGAACACTCACAAAAGCCCGATCGATTTTGGAGCGTGGTCGTTTGAAAAACCCGAAAACTGCAAGGCTTTGGCTGGAGGCGATTCGCATCGAATTGCGAGCAGGACTTAAAGAAATTGCAAATAATCTGATGGCGAGGGCTTTGCAGGAATGCCCAGATGCAGGTGAACTATGGGCTGAATCAATTTTCATGGAGTCCAAGCCGCAACGGAAAACGAAATCAGTGGACGCACTGAAAAAATGCGAACATGACCCACATGTGCTGTTGGCCGTCTCCAAGCTTTTCTGGTCGGAGCATAAGATGCAGAAATGTCGCGATTGGTTCAATAGAACGGTAAGTGCATCTTCTTTCTCCCCATTCACTCCTAGCAGATTCTAACTGTTCTTATCTCTGCAGGTTAAAATCGATCCGGATCTTGGCGATGCTTGGGCGTATTTCTACAAATTCGAGCTGCTGCACGGCAACGAACAGCAACAGAATGAGGTATTGGAACGATGTGTTGCAGCCGAACCGAAACATGGCGAAGGTTGGTGTCGAGTTAGTAAGCATATTAAAAACTGGTGTTACAAAACGCCGGAGATATTGAAAGCAGTTGTGAAGGAGCTGACGATCCCCACGTAAAACCAATTCAGTACAACACATCAGCTTTTCATTGTAAGACTCCTGTTTGGTTTATAAATAAGAGAATATATAGATTATTTTAAGAATTACGACTACTGTATTTGCACTTCACGACTATCTGACAAAAGGAGACTCGTAAGACGTTATCGGAGAATGCGTTGCACGTAGACGCCCTCTTTCAAATGATAGGTTGCCTGTTTTATTTTCCCATCTGATTTTTTGTGCAGGTTTTATACAAATAAACAACTTTTTCCGATAAAAGATTTCCAAATCTAAATTCACCGCATCAAAGTAAGCCTCATGaaccgaaaaagaaaaaggggCATAGCTCGAAGATTCAGACCCTACAATGGACAAGACAGAAATGCAGTCTTCCTCTATGGCGTTTATGGCATGTTTAGAACTACCGATCGGATCGTCAGCAGCATACCGTACCCTATAACGACTCGACTGCACATCGACGACATTTACAGGAATGGCATAATTGACTGCAATTTACTCATAAACTTTTTTTACGATGAGGGTAGGCTTGATGAAGAGTGTGCGATCCGAATTCTTCGAGATGCTGCGAACGTGCTCAGATTTGAACCCAATCTTCTCAGGGTCGATCCACCCGTCAATATATGCGGAGACGTACACGGGCAGTTTTATGATTTAATCTCAATTTTTAAAGGTTGTGGCAAGCCTCCGGATGTCAAGTATCTATTCTTGGGGGACTATGTTGACAGAGGATACTTCGGGATAGAAATCGTCCTTATGCTCTTCGCATTTAAGATAAAATTTCCGCATTCAATGTACCTGTTACGCGGGAATCATGAAAGCAGAGCTATGACTGAAATCATTTCCTTCATGCGAGAATGTGAAGTAAAGTACTCCAAAAACGTCTATGACGAATGCATGCTGACTTTCGACTGTCTCCCGCTGGCAGCGGTTGTCGGAAATGTATTTCTGTGTGTTCATGGAGGCATCGGACCCCATTTGAAGTTTCTCCACGATATAAATCGAATATATCGCTTCATGGAAATTCCGGATGATGGAACCTTTTGCGATCTCATGTGGGCGGATCCTTGGAGGCGATACAATGTCGACATGAACATACCCGACTTCATGTACAATGTAGATCGTAATATTTCATTTTACTTCTCATACGAAGCTTGTTGCCGTTTTTTGGAAAGAAACAATTTATTGACTTTAATTCGAGCCCATTCTGCGGTAGCAGGTGGATATAAAGCGTATCGGGTGACCAAGAAAGGAGCACCGTCAGTTTTAACTATTTTTTCGGCCCCGGCATATGTAAGTGATAGTGACGCGGCTGCAGTTCTAGAATTTGATAGTAAGAAATTAACGGCCGCTCAATTTACCGTTTCGCCGCAGCCTTATTATTTGCCCAATTTCGAAAATGCAATCAGTTACACGTTGCCGTTCGTTGTgttaaaaatatctgaaatctTCTATGCCATATTGAAATACGTTACTTCAAGCGAAGTTGATAATGAAGAACTACTGATAGAAGATCGCAATGCATATGCGCTACGCAGTAAAATCCAAGATTTCGGAAGGGCCACATCAAGGCTAGCAAGGCAAACGGCAAATAGTATGAATTTAATGAAATTAGGATCTTTGGCAAATGTAAATTATTCGCGAATTAGCGATTTTAACAACCTACAAGCAGAATTCGGAGAAACATTATCTAATTGTGCTGACGACGCTAGGAGTGCTAGGTTGCTGGAAACCTTAAATCAAGTTGGTGAACGTTGGATATAATTTAGGCATCAAATTTAGTAATAAATAGTTATAGTAATGAATGGAGATATTTTTAGTTCTGAAACGCAACTGATACACTGAAAATATTGGATTCATGTAAATTAAATTATAGAACCTCAACTTTTTTTAAAGGAAGCACCTCCATAACCCGAAGCTAGCTCTGGGTTATCCGGCTtaacttatcatcatcatcatcatcaacggcgcaacaaccggtatacggtctaggccccgccttaataaagaactccagacatcccggttttgcgccgaggtccaccaattcgatatccctaaaagctgtctcgcagcctggcctacgccatcgctccatcttaggcagggtctgcctcgtcttctttttctaacatagatattgcccttatagactttctgggctggatcatcctcatccatacggattaagtgacccgcccaccgtaacctattgagtcggattttatccacaactggacggtcatggtatcgctcatagatttcgtcgttatgtaggctacgcaatcgtccatcctcatgtagggggccaaaaattcttcggaggattcttctctcgaacgcggtcaagagttctcaattcttcttgctacgaacccaagtccccgaggagtacatgaggattggcaagatcattgtcttgtacagtaagagctttgaccctatgatgagacgtttaaCTTAGTATAGTTTAAAGTCGCAACAGCAACTAGCCTTTTGTTAGcaccattgtactatccccggagatagCCTATTTAATGAGCAGCCTTTTACAAATCCAAGAACATCTTCCAGAGGCGGAAGGAGAATACGGAGATTGCTCGTTGAAGAAAACGTTTCCAAGGTATCTTCCACTGAGATCTGAGAAGGCAGATCAGCTGAAGAAGTGTGGAGCTGTCTCCActtacttctttttctttagcctttgtcccgttcacaagcagggtcggcttgtGATCGATTTTGCTCTTTCATTTGCCTGACcgggatgcagtcgcgaggctttcaaatcaccatccagtgtatccagcCCTCGTTGTTTcggcggccttttggtcgtttcctatcgacttccatattcagaccaacattggcaagtgaattctcgtagagccgtctcctcctcttccCCAACATTGGCTACATATAGCCAAATATATCTTTCccatttttccatgtggtagtttaaggagcagcgtCTTGTTAAAAAGCCAACTAGGGCTTTTATGTTCCACTTCTTAACGGACAAACAAACATGCCGCTCtattcacaaagattttcgcccaCCGGCagtagttcaaatttctcctttcagcTGCATGAACCTTGTGAGTTTCCCCTTCAGAATAGAATTTAACCTAATCATATTCTTGTTGCAATCCAGGGACACTCTGGGATAGTGGATCCCATTGCATAGCATATGCCGCAGTGGTGTTATCATCTTTTCTCCacgtgtaacctatccactgccacatcCACTTCACATGAACACGTATCGTAACAAGTATCTACTTGTATGGTGAGGAAGttattcatttgtttttttgctCAGGTCAGAATACTCCGATTTCGATGCTGATGTGACATAGTCAAAAACAACGCTACATT includes:
- the LOC119648705 gene encoding pre-mRNA-processing factor 6; translation: MANITAAVIANRNKKHFLGIPAPLGYVAGVGRGATGFTTRSDIGPARDANDVSDDRHAPPAAKRKKKEEEEEDDEDLNDSNYDEFSGYSGSLFSKDPYDKDDEEADAIYESIDKRMDEKRKEYREKRMKEDLERYRQERPKIQQQFSDLKRNLINVTAEEWINIPEVGDSRNRKQRNPRAEKFTPLPDSVLSRSLGGETTTNLDPRSGLASVVPGVATPGMLTPTGDLDLRKIGQARNTLMNVKLSQVSDSVAGQTVVDPKGYLTDMQSMIPTYGGDINDIKKARLLLKSVRETNPNHPPAWIASARLEEVTGKVQMARNLIMRGCEINPQSEDLWLEAARLQPPDTAKAVIAQAARHIPTSVRIWIKAADLETELKAKRRVFRKALEHIPNSVRLWKAAVELENPEDARILLSRAVECCNTSVELWLALARLETYENARKVLNKARENIPTDKQIWTTAAKLEEANGNIHMVEKIIDRALTSLSANGVEINREQWFQEAIEAEKSNAVHCCRAIIKAVIAIGVEEEDRKQTWIDDAEYCAKENAFECARAVYAFALQEFPSKKSIWLRAAYFEKNHGTRESLEALLQRAVAHCPKSEVLWLMGAKSKWLAGDVPAARGILSLAFQANPNSEDIWLAAVKLESENSEYERARRLLAKARASAPTPRVMMKSARLEWALENLSEALNLLEEAVKVFPDFPKLWMMKGQIEEQQRRLEKAAQTYTQGLKKCPNSIPLWILSSSLEEREGTLTKARSILERGRLKNPKTARLWLEAIRIELRAGLKEIANNLMARALQECPDAGELWAESIFMESKPQRKTKSVDALKKCEHDPHVLLAVSKLFWSEHKMQKCRDWFNRTVKIDPDLGDAWAYFYKFELLHGNEQQQNEVLERCVAAEPKHGEGWCRVSKHIKNWCYKTPEILKAVVKELTIPT
- the LOC119647772 gene encoding serine/threonine-protein phosphatase 2B catalytic subunit 2-like; this translates as MTEIISFMRECEVKYSKNVYDECMLTFDCLPLAAVVGNVFLCVHGGIGPHLKFLHDINRIYRFMEIPDDGTFCDLMWADPWRRYNVDMNIPDFMYNVDRNISFYFSYEACCRFLERNNLLTLIRAHSAVAGGYKAYRVTKKGAPSVLTIFSAPAYVSDSDAAAVLEFDSKKLTAAQFTVSPQPYYLPNFENAISYTLPFVVLKISEIFYAILKYVTSSEVDNEELLIEDRNAYALRSKIQDFGRATSRLARQTANSMNLMKLGSLANVNYSRISDFNNLQAEFGETLSNCADDARSARLLETLNQVGERWI